In Chloroflexota bacterium, one genomic interval encodes:
- the hemH gene encoding ferrochelatase produces the protein MLEPSRPIGVILMSFGTPATVDDVPDYLTRVRGGRPFPPAFVEEFKGRFRMIGGSPLLKITLAQAKALQELLNAAATPGERYSVVVGMRHAPPMIDEAMAHLAAVDRITDVVGIIMAPQQTPGVMAGYYAAAEAAKPVLGPQGRLWIAKAWHTVPVFLDGLSRRVREALDRLPAAERAAIPVVMSAHSLPKSVVALEPAYTRMLHDTAAAVASRVGLPKERWRFSYQSAGQSTEEWLKPDLKEVLPQIAKEGRKSVLIAPIQFLADHLEILYDVDIAARRDAEAVGLKLHRIEALNTAPELITALAEVVRRERSELR, from the coding sequence ATGCTGGAACCCTCACGGCCCATCGGCGTTATCCTCATGAGCTTCGGCACGCCCGCGACCGTGGATGACGTGCCCGATTACCTCACGCGCGTTCGCGGCGGACGCCCCTTCCCGCCTGCCTTCGTGGAAGAGTTCAAGGGCCGCTTCCGCATGATCGGTGGCTCGCCGCTTCTGAAAATCACCCTCGCCCAGGCCAAGGCCTTGCAAGAGTTGTTGAACGCCGCCGCCACACCGGGCGAGCGCTACAGCGTCGTTGTCGGCATGCGGCACGCCCCGCCTATGATTGACGAGGCGATGGCCCACCTCGCCGCTGTGGACCGCATCACGGACGTCGTCGGCATCATCATGGCCCCGCAGCAAACCCCCGGCGTCATGGCCGGCTACTATGCAGCCGCTGAGGCCGCAAAGCCCGTCCTCGGTCCCCAGGGCAGGCTATGGATAGCAAAGGCCTGGCACACCGTCCCCGTCTTCCTGGATGGCCTCTCCCGCCGCGTGCGGGAAGCCCTCGACCGCCTCCCCGCCGCCGAGCGCGCCGCGATCCCTGTCGTCATGTCCGCTCACAGCCTTCCCAAGAGCGTCGTCGCCCTGGAACCCGCCTATACCCGGATGCTCCACGATACCGCCGCCGCCGTCGCCTCCCGTGTTGGACTGCCTAAGGAGCGCTGGCGCTTCTCCTATCAGAGCGCGGGGCAGTCGACGGAGGAATGGCTGAAGCCTGACCTGAAGGAAGTCCTGCCCCAGATCGCGAAAGAAGGCCGCAAGTCCGTCCTCATCGCGCCCATCCAGTTCCTCGCCGACCACCTGGAGATTCTCTATGATGTAGACATCGCCGCGAGGAGAGATGCCGAAGCCGTGGGCCTGAAGCTCCACCGCATCGAAGCCCTCAACACCGCCCCCGAGCTGATCACCGCCCTCGCCGAAGTCGTCCGGCGTGAACGGAGCGAACTGCGATGA
- a CDS encoding glucose 1-dehydrogenase yields the protein MGRVSGKVAIVTGGALGIGKAAAKMLAKEGAKVAVTDVLGKQLEQTVGEITKAGGVAKGWRLDVADEPQVKTVFAEVVAAFGGLHVLVNNAGISGVNKPTHEVTSEEWDKVMAVNVKGLFFCTKHAIPYMKKAGRASIINLSSIYGLVGGPDVPPYHASKGAVRLMTKTDAMLYASDQIRVNSIHPGYIWTPMVENFLNQMGNVEQGKKAAGALHPLGHIGEPDDIAYGILYLASDESKFVTGSELVIDGGYTAH from the coding sequence ATGGGGCGTGTCTCTGGAAAGGTCGCGATCGTGACCGGTGGTGCTCTGGGGATCGGGAAGGCCGCCGCCAAGATGCTCGCGAAAGAAGGCGCGAAAGTCGCCGTCACGGACGTGCTAGGAAAGCAGCTTGAGCAGACCGTCGGCGAGATTACCAAGGCTGGCGGCGTCGCGAAGGGCTGGCGGCTTGATGTCGCCGATGAGCCCCAAGTGAAAACGGTCTTCGCCGAAGTCGTCGCGGCCTTCGGCGGCCTGCACGTCCTCGTGAACAACGCGGGCATCTCCGGTGTCAACAAGCCGACTCATGAGGTGACGTCGGAAGAGTGGGACAAAGTGATGGCCGTCAACGTGAAGGGTCTCTTCTTCTGCACCAAGCACGCTATCCCTTATATGAAGAAGGCGGGCAGGGCCAGCATCATCAACCTCTCCTCCATCTATGGCCTCGTCGGCGGCCCCGATGTCCCTCCCTATCACGCCTCTAAGGGCGCAGTGCGCCTCATGACCAAGACGGACGCCATGCTCTACGCCTCCGACCAGATCCGTGTGAACTCAATCCACCCAGGCTACATTTGGACGCCTATGGTGGAGAACTTCCTCAATCAGATGGGCAATGTGGAACAAGGCAAGAAGGCCGCCGGCGCCCTCCACCCCCTCGGCCACATCGGCGAGCCGGACGATATCGCTTACGGCATCCTCTATCTAGCTTCTGACGAATCCAAGTTCGTCACCGGCAGTGAGCTCGTTATAGACGGCGGCTATACGGCGCATTAA
- a CDS encoding ABC transporter substrate-binding protein, whose product MPPPATATPVPIAPPTPTPTPQGVEPKRGGVLRARSLRDFEPWDTYAVTSQFSVEHTLNIWSNLIALKAEEPGTLEADLAERWELSSDGTVLTIFLVKTAKWHNGQPFTAQDALFNLDRAKNPPPPSPPTAILNVNLSRVRPITKMEAVDASTLRLTIEKPSASFLANFAAPFLLMYHPSLGKDSSNAIKNPIGTGPFVVTDYKAQNTLTTKRFESYHRKDERGRALPFLDGVEFQFITDVNTARAAFRTGRLDCGCGFDFTFQFGNELKSSVPDAKILTFSRDSFAYYLNNRAPWDNLQVRKAVMMMMDFKEVHTLDRGGLSFYPPSIMLGPESGGRWGLPASEMLALPGFKGVTEADRAEGRRILTAAGVDPSKVTVKIQSTANFPDVSQGLEAQFRKMGFQTNLILTATGGQLSSSLMAGDFDFSGLFGGRVIDDISDTVLDYTVTGRPRNYGKWSDAEVDRLAADQEGALDPNRRKLLVQNLQRRLIDQSIFVPFVNSFSTWPLQKPVEGFRQGRFAVHMGLRMDTIWLNK is encoded by the coding sequence GTGCCGCCGCCCGCAACCGCCACGCCCGTCCCCATCGCGCCGCCTACGCCCACGCCCACTCCACAGGGCGTCGAGCCTAAGCGCGGCGGCGTCCTTCGCGCTCGCTCCCTCCGCGATTTCGAGCCGTGGGATACCTACGCCGTCACGAGCCAGTTCAGCGTCGAGCACACCCTCAACATCTGGAGCAACCTCATCGCCCTCAAGGCCGAAGAGCCCGGCACCCTGGAGGCCGATCTGGCCGAGCGCTGGGAGCTGAGTTCCGATGGCACCGTCCTCACCATCTTCTTGGTGAAGACTGCCAAATGGCATAACGGCCAGCCCTTCACCGCACAGGATGCCTTGTTCAATCTTGATCGTGCAAAAAATCCACCGCCGCCCAGTCCGCCCACGGCCATCTTGAATGTGAACCTCAGCCGCGTCCGCCCCATTACTAAGATGGAGGCCGTGGATGCCAGCACCTTGCGCCTCACCATCGAAAAGCCTAGCGCCTCTTTCCTGGCGAACTTCGCCGCTCCCTTCCTCCTCATGTATCACCCGTCCCTGGGTAAAGATTCAAGCAACGCCATCAAGAATCCCATCGGCACCGGGCCCTTCGTCGTCACCGATTACAAGGCGCAGAACACCCTCACCACCAAGCGCTTCGAGTCGTACCACCGCAAGGACGAGCGGGGCCGCGCCCTGCCTTTCCTTGACGGCGTGGAGTTCCAGTTCATCACCGATGTCAACACCGCCCGCGCCGCCTTCCGCACCGGTCGCCTGGACTGCGGTTGCGGCTTCGACTTCACCTTCCAGTTCGGCAACGAGCTGAAGTCCTCTGTGCCCGATGCCAAGATCCTCACTTTTAGCCGCGACTCCTTCGCCTACTACCTTAACAACAGAGCGCCTTGGGATAACCTCCAGGTGCGCAAAGCCGTCATGATGATGATGGACTTCAAGGAGGTCCACACCCTGGATCGCGGCGGCCTCTCCTTCTACCCGCCCTCCATCATGCTCGGCCCGGAGAGCGGCGGCCGCTGGGGCCTTCCCGCCTCGGAGATGCTTGCCCTTCCTGGCTTCAAAGGCGTGACCGAGGCCGACCGCGCCGAGGGCCGGCGTATCCTCACCGCGGCTGGCGTAGACCCCTCCAAGGTGACCGTTAAGATACAGTCCACCGCCAACTTCCCGGATGTCTCCCAAGGCCTAGAGGCCCAGTTCCGAAAGATGGGCTTCCAGACCAACCTGATCCTCACCGCCACCGGTGGCCAGCTCTCCTCCTCCCTCATGGCCGGCGACTTCGATTTCTCCGGCCTCTTCGGTGGCCGTGTGATAGATGACATCTCGGACACAGTGCTCGATTACACGGTTACGGGACGCCCGCGCAACTACGGCAAATGGTCTGATGCCGAAGTTGACCGCCTCGCCGCTGATCAAGAAGGCGCCCTGGATCCCAACCGGCGCAAGCTTCTCGTGCAAAACCTCCAGCGCCGCCTCATAGACCAGTCCATCTTCGTCCCCTTTGTGAACAGCTTCTCCACCTGGCCCCTCCAGAAGCCCGTAGAGGGCTTCCGCCAGGGCCGCTTCGCCGTCCACATGGGACTGCGTATGGACACCATCTGGCTGAACAAATAG
- the hemE gene encoding uroporphyrinogen decarboxylase, with translation MPSTKQSTGLDRFLKTLRLQQADATPVWFMRQAGRSLPEYRELRKKYDLLTMAKNPELCAQVTLMPVKRLGVDGAVIFADIMLPLEGMGVPFTIEPEVGPVIGKPVRTAADVDAIRIVEAASATPYLFEALRLVRKEIGEQTAVIGFSGSPFTLCCYLIEGGPSRTYDLVRGLMYRDPQLWHRLMEKVTEVVVRYLREQANSGVHVAQLFDSWVGVLSREQYARFVLPYSKRIFTEMRTIGLPSIHFGTGTAHLLEVMASAGADVMSLDWRVPLDQGWARTGHGKGIQGNLDPSILLAPYDVIAAEARKILRMAQGRPGHIFNLGHGVLPQADPENLARLVDLVHNEPSR, from the coding sequence ATGCCCTCCACGAAACAGTCCACAGGCCTTGATCGCTTTCTCAAGACCCTGCGCCTCCAGCAGGCCGATGCTACTCCCGTCTGGTTCATGCGCCAGGCCGGACGCTCCCTTCCTGAATACCGGGAATTGCGGAAGAAGTATGACTTGCTCACCATGGCCAAGAACCCCGAGCTCTGCGCCCAGGTCACCCTCATGCCCGTCAAGCGCCTCGGCGTGGACGGCGCCGTCATCTTCGCCGATATCATGCTCCCCTTGGAGGGCATGGGCGTCCCCTTCACCATAGAGCCCGAAGTCGGCCCCGTCATCGGAAAGCCGGTGCGCACCGCCGCCGATGTGGACGCCATCCGGATCGTCGAAGCCGCTAGCGCCACACCCTATCTCTTCGAAGCCCTCCGCTTGGTGCGCAAGGAGATCGGCGAGCAGACCGCCGTCATCGGCTTCTCCGGCTCACCCTTCACGCTGTGTTGCTACCTCATCGAAGGCGGCCCCTCCCGCACCTACGATCTCGTTCGCGGCCTCATGTACCGCGATCCGCAGCTCTGGCACAGGCTCATGGAGAAGGTCACGGAGGTCGTCGTGCGCTACCTCCGGGAGCAAGCCAACAGCGGCGTCCACGTCGCCCAGCTCTTCGATAGCTGGGTCGGTGTCCTCAGCCGTGAGCAGTACGCGCGCTTCGTCCTCCCCTACTCCAAGCGCATCTTTACGGAGATGCGCACCATCGGCCTTCCCTCCATCCACTTCGGCACCGGCACTGCGCACCTCTTGGAAGTCATGGCCTCCGCCGGGGCGGACGTCATGAGCCTGGATTGGCGCGTCCCTCTCGATCAGGGCTGGGCGCGCACCGGCCACGGCAAGGGCATCCAGGGCAACTTGGATCCCTCCATCCTCCTCGCCCCCTATGATGTCATCGCCGCCGAGGCCCGAAAGATTCTCCGCATGGCCCAGGGTCGTCCCGGCCACATCTTTAACCTTGGCCACGGCGTCCTTCCCCAGGCGGACCCCGAAAACCTCGCTCGGCTCGTGGACCTTGTTCACAACGAACCGAGCCGATAA
- a CDS encoding TCR/Tet family MFS transporter — protein MRRSPLTVIYLTVFIDLLGFGIILPLLPLYAEELGAGGVWVGGILTAYSGLQFLSAPFLGRLSDRIGRRPVILASLAGSVAGFLITGFAGSLWALLAGRAVAGASGGSIAPAQAYIADVTTPGQRTKAMGLLGACIGLGFVLGPALGAGLSHFGFGAASFTAAGLAGANLLLGYFILTEPRREQAASTDRRPTLASLLTAFTKPVTRRLLLATFLTTFAFVAMEATFALLGERRYDLSEARLGLIFAFGGVVIIIVQGGLVGRLSAQIGERATAACGAAILTGGLLLLPLAPGLGVAALLLGLIAAGQGLVSPALSSMLSLHAESGKQGGLLGLGQAHAAAARAIGPIVAGALFDADDALPYLVAGLIAAGVVVALLGVSAKGRAGKSRTFSPVTHGEEKGS, from the coding sequence ATGCGCCGCTCGCCCCTCACAGTCATTTATCTCACGGTCTTCATTGACCTGCTAGGTTTCGGCATCATCCTGCCGCTCCTTCCTCTCTATGCAGAGGAGCTTGGCGCCGGCGGCGTTTGGGTGGGCGGCATCCTGACGGCCTACTCCGGCCTGCAATTCCTGAGCGCGCCGTTCCTGGGGCGCTTGAGCGACCGCATCGGCCGGAGGCCGGTGATCCTCGCGAGCCTGGCGGGATCAGTCGCAGGCTTTCTCATCACCGGCTTCGCGGGGAGCCTGTGGGCGCTGCTTGCGGGGCGCGCGGTGGCGGGAGCCTCGGGCGGGAGCATCGCGCCTGCGCAGGCGTACATCGCGGATGTGACGACGCCAGGGCAACGGACGAAGGCGATGGGTCTCTTGGGGGCGTGCATCGGCCTTGGGTTCGTGCTTGGGCCCGCGCTGGGCGCGGGGCTGAGCCATTTCGGCTTCGGCGCGGCATCGTTCACGGCGGCGGGACTTGCGGGAGCGAATCTGCTCCTGGGGTATTTCATCCTGACGGAGCCGAGGCGGGAGCAAGCGGCTTCAACAGATCGGCGGCCGACCCTGGCGAGTCTCCTCACTGCGTTCACAAAGCCGGTGACGCGGCGGCTGCTTCTGGCGACGTTTCTCACGACGTTCGCCTTTGTGGCGATGGAGGCGACGTTCGCGCTGCTGGGCGAGAGACGTTATGACCTGAGCGAGGCTCGGCTCGGACTCATCTTCGCGTTCGGGGGCGTGGTCATCATCATCGTGCAGGGCGGGCTAGTCGGACGGCTGAGCGCGCAGATCGGCGAGCGGGCGACCGCGGCATGCGGCGCGGCGATCCTGACTGGAGGGCTCCTGCTGCTCCCGCTCGCACCGGGGCTGGGAGTCGCGGCGCTGCTGCTGGGGCTCATCGCCGCTGGGCAGGGACTCGTTTCGCCGGCGCTGTCCAGCATGCTTTCGCTGCATGCGGAATCGGGAAAGCAGGGAGGCCTGCTGGGCTTAGGGCAGGCGCACGCCGCGGCGGCGCGGGCGATCGGGCCAATCGTCGCGGGTGCGCTTTTTGACGCGGACGATGCGCTGCCGTATCTAGTGGCGGGGTTGATCGCGGCAGGAGTTGTGGTTGCGCTGCTGGGGGTATCGGCGAAGGGGCGCGCGGGCAAGTCGCGCACTTTTTCCCCGGTCACACATGGCGAGGAGAAGGGCTCTTAA
- a CDS encoding tyrosine-protein phosphatase, whose product MSGQRHYPMKGLQNFRDIGGYRTRGGRAVKWRRIFRSDAHHPMKPEDIAFAADDLKIRTIIDLRSNDELAKYGKSPLTEKQAAYHHLPFLTSAMLVNQNDPRVTGDVAKHYAHMMVGAADKIAAAVTTLADDENHPAVIHCMGGKDRTGILTAVVLGALDVNEEEIISDYALTEVYLGDFLQRLKGTPGYEKTAERFSPAMFTAKPETMERLLQWVKAKYRDMGGYLRSIGVPDETVARLRQLLLD is encoded by the coding sequence ATGAGCGGCCAGCGCCACTATCCCATGAAAGGCCTGCAGAACTTCCGTGATATCGGCGGCTATCGCACCAGGGGTGGGCGGGCCGTCAAATGGAGGCGCATCTTCCGTAGCGACGCCCATCACCCCATGAAGCCCGAAGATATCGCCTTCGCCGCCGATGACCTGAAGATCCGCACCATCATTGACCTGCGCAGCAACGATGAGCTCGCCAAGTACGGCAAAAGCCCCCTGACGGAGAAGCAGGCCGCCTACCACCACTTGCCCTTTCTCACCTCCGCCATGCTCGTCAACCAGAACGACCCTCGCGTCACCGGCGATGTCGCCAAGCACTACGCCCACATGATGGTCGGCGCGGCCGATAAGATCGCCGCAGCCGTCACAACCCTTGCCGACGACGAGAATCACCCCGCCGTCATCCACTGCATGGGCGGCAAGGACCGCACCGGCATCCTCACCGCCGTCGTCCTCGGCGCGCTGGACGTAAACGAAGAAGAAATCATCAGCGATTATGCCCTCACGGAGGTCTACCTCGGCGATTTCCTCCAGCGCCTCAAGGGCACGCCCGGCTATGAAAAGACCGCCGAGCGCTTCTCCCCGGCCATGTTCACAGCCAAGCCGGAGACCATGGAGCGCCTTCTCCAGTGGGTCAAAGCTAAGTACAGGGACATGGGCGGCTACCTCCGTAGCATCGGCGTCCCGGACGAGACCGTCGCCCGACTCCGCCAGCTCCTCCTGGACTAG
- a CDS encoding (2Fe-2S)-binding protein, with amino-acid sequence MNKQAITCTVNSEPKELLVDPRLTLLDMLRDELQLTGAKEGCGNGNCGACTVHLDGVSVDSCLVLAVETDGRAVTTIEGLAKGGALDPVQEAFLKNSGMQCGICTPGFIMATKALLAKHPHPTEQEIRANLAGNLCRCTGYDKIVRSVLAIAKDKRQ; translated from the coding sequence ATGAACAAGCAAGCGATCACGTGCACGGTGAACAGCGAGCCGAAGGAGCTGCTGGTTGACCCGCGGCTGACGCTCCTGGACATGCTGCGCGACGAGCTGCAGCTGACGGGGGCGAAGGAAGGGTGCGGCAACGGCAACTGCGGCGCGTGCACGGTGCATCTGGACGGCGTCTCCGTGGACTCGTGCCTTGTCCTGGCGGTGGAGACGGACGGGCGCGCGGTGACGACCATCGAAGGGCTGGCGAAGGGCGGCGCGCTGGACCCGGTGCAAGAGGCATTCCTGAAGAACAGCGGGATGCAGTGCGGCATCTGCACCCCCGGCTTTATCATGGCGACGAAGGCCTTGCTGGCGAAGCACCCGCACCCGACGGAGCAGGAGATCAGGGCGAACCTGGCGGGGAACCTGTGCCGGTGCACGGGCTATGACAAGATTGTGCGGTCGGTGCTGGCGATCGCGAAGGACAAGCGGCAATGA
- a CDS encoding ABC transporter substrate-binding protein, with the protein MSIRWRNRLFAALALMAVVVMVVTACGGDDDEDTPPTATSGPAATATPRPAATAAPTSAAPTATAAVLPTATPRPTVLPTVAPTATPAGARPVRGGTYSVRLQSDVVQGLSWDPHLSSGHVQIKAMPNVFSTLLMLDELDHQTVKGDLAESWSIAPDGQTYTVKLLKGVTYHDGSPLTAKDVIFSHKRLTGEIALTPPSPHVSAFRPYIDIMEMPDDFTVIFRLKQPSAAFIYSLAFLFAAIHPEKMGSPYAMNPANTPIGTGPFKWIERKPNISITMRRNDSYFKKDKDGQALPYLAELDFQVINDGTTAFAAFRTGKFLEADYLDPGLLNTSIDQTKREFPNYIFETGYGSWRQIGFRNKPPYDNVKIRQALDLLVDRPGFVTARYPGYGHAGASPLLPPSLRGRWGLTDQETSTLINTGPVTPQIIQRARQLFVEAGVDYDKFEVKLMTLPIPLYTDDAAFIQSAWKKAGLNVTLEVPAQADYSVRRIAGNFDVYYVPATSNTDDPDLVLGQWYPTGASQNYGKFSNAKIDQLYNDQSRAVDPARRKTLAQDLQREILGAGNFTPKVAWAGSWVAWSPRMRNYNAACPGAYCFRGKHDILWLAPA; encoded by the coding sequence ATGAGCATCCGTTGGAGGAATCGTTTATTCGCTGCCCTTGCCCTCATGGCGGTGGTGGTCATGGTGGTGACGGCGTGCGGCGGCGACGATGATGAAGATACGCCGCCTACGGCGACGTCGGGGCCCGCAGCCACGGCGACGCCGCGTCCCGCGGCGACGGCCGCACCAACGTCGGCGGCGCCGACGGCAACGGCAGCGGTGCTCCCGACGGCGACACCACGCCCGACGGTATTACCAACGGTGGCGCCGACGGCAACGCCCGCGGGCGCGCGGCCCGTACGCGGCGGCACGTATAGCGTGCGCCTGCAATCGGACGTCGTGCAGGGCCTGAGCTGGGACCCGCACCTTTCCAGCGGGCACGTCCAGATCAAGGCAATGCCGAACGTCTTCAGCACGCTGCTGATGCTTGACGAACTGGACCATCAGACGGTCAAGGGAGACTTAGCGGAGAGCTGGAGCATCGCGCCTGACGGGCAGACCTATACGGTGAAGCTCCTCAAAGGCGTCACGTACCACGACGGCTCACCGCTCACGGCCAAAGACGTCATCTTCTCCCACAAGCGCCTGACGGGCGAGATCGCACTCACACCCCCCTCGCCGCACGTCTCGGCCTTCCGACCGTACATTGACATCATGGAGATGCCGGATGATTTCACCGTCATCTTCAGGCTGAAGCAGCCTTCGGCGGCCTTCATCTACAGCCTGGCCTTCCTCTTCGCGGCGATCCACCCGGAGAAGATGGGCTCGCCCTATGCGATGAACCCCGCGAACACGCCGATCGGCACGGGGCCCTTCAAGTGGATCGAGCGCAAGCCGAACATCAGCATCACGATGCGCCGCAATGACAGCTACTTCAAGAAGGACAAGGACGGTCAGGCGCTCCCGTACTTGGCGGAGCTTGACTTCCAAGTAATCAACGACGGCACAACGGCCTTCGCGGCCTTCCGCACAGGGAAGTTCCTGGAGGCAGATTACCTGGACCCCGGGTTGCTGAACACGAGCATTGACCAGACGAAGCGAGAATTCCCGAACTACATCTTCGAGACAGGCTACGGCTCCTGGAGACAGATCGGCTTCCGGAACAAGCCGCCGTACGACAACGTGAAGATCCGCCAGGCGCTGGACCTTCTCGTAGATCGCCCCGGCTTCGTGACCGCTCGCTATCCCGGCTATGGCCATGCCGGGGCAAGCCCGCTGCTGCCGCCGAGCCTCCGGGGGCGCTGGGGGCTGACGGACCAGGAGACGAGCACGCTGATCAATACAGGCCCCGTGACGCCGCAGATCATCCAGAGGGCCCGACAGCTCTTCGTCGAGGCGGGCGTAGACTACGATAAGTTCGAAGTGAAGCTGATGACCCTACCCATCCCACTCTACACGGACGATGCCGCCTTCATCCAAAGCGCCTGGAAGAAGGCCGGATTGAACGTGACGCTGGAAGTGCCGGCGCAGGCGGACTACTCGGTGCGACGCATCGCCGGGAACTTCGACGTGTACTACGTGCCCGCGACGAGCAACACGGACGATCCCGACCTGGTGCTGGGCCAGTGGTACCCGACGGGAGCCTCGCAGAACTACGGCAAGTTCAGCAACGCGAAGATCGACCAGCTGTACAACGACCAGAGCCGCGCCGTTGACCCGGCCCGCCGCAAGACTCTGGCCCAGGACCTCCAGCGGGAGATCCTTGGGGCCGGCAACTTCACGCCGAAGGTGGCGTGGGCCGGTTCATGGGTAGCGTGGTCGCCGCGCATGCGCAATTACAATGCAGCGTGCCCCGGGGCGTACTGCTTCCGCGGCAAGCATGACATCCTGTGGCTGGCGCCTGCATAG
- a CDS encoding CoA transferase, translating to MTAYPLAGLRVLELGTAVAAPYCCSLLAGAGAEVIKVETAKRPETLRANFPMKDGVAGQDRSYYFTIMNRDKLGMTLDLTQEGGRNAFLELVTVSDVIVENFSAGTMDRLGLPFHLLRRANPAIVLLSMSGFGATGPTKHYIAYGPLLEGVSGMAALFGYKNAPPTASPWVYTDYISGMYGVGLVMAALQGRLATGRGCHIDLSQIEVTVNIVADVFLAAANNAAVPVKVEDRDEFVFLQGAFPCAGDDKWVAISVRTEEEWLRLCDALGNPEWTRRADLADALQRAANIESLERHVGEWTKQRSPEQVITPLRSKGLVAAEVLSVGEVIHTPQTKVRRAYVDNPHPIVGTQPAYASPLYVHGLSRDLLRHAPFWGHHNDYVTKELLGMSPADVERLVETKGLR from the coding sequence ATGACAGCCTACCCCCTCGCGGGCCTCCGCGTCCTCGAGCTCGGCACCGCCGTTGCCGCGCCCTATTGCTGCTCCCTTCTCGCCGGCGCCGGCGCCGAAGTTATCAAGGTCGAGACCGCAAAGCGCCCCGAGACCCTCCGCGCCAACTTCCCCATGAAAGACGGCGTCGCCGGGCAAGATCGAAGCTACTACTTCACCATCATGAACCGCGATAAGCTCGGCATGACCCTGGACCTCACCCAGGAAGGCGGCCGCAACGCCTTCCTCGAGCTCGTCACCGTCAGCGATGTCATCGTCGAAAACTTCTCCGCAGGCACCATGGATCGCCTCGGCCTCCCCTTTCACCTCCTTCGCCGCGCCAATCCCGCCATCGTCCTTCTCTCCATGTCCGGCTTCGGCGCAACGGGCCCCACTAAGCACTACATCGCCTATGGCCCCCTCCTGGAAGGCGTCAGCGGCATGGCCGCCCTCTTCGGCTATAAAAATGCCCCGCCTACCGCCTCGCCTTGGGTCTATACCGACTATATCTCCGGCATGTACGGCGTCGGCCTTGTTATGGCCGCACTCCAGGGCCGCCTTGCCACGGGCCGCGGCTGCCACATAGACCTCTCCCAGATCGAAGTCACCGTCAATATCGTCGCCGATGTTTTCCTCGCCGCCGCCAACAACGCCGCCGTGCCCGTGAAAGTGGAGGACCGCGATGAGTTCGTCTTCCTCCAAGGCGCCTTCCCCTGCGCCGGCGATGACAAGTGGGTCGCCATCTCCGTCCGAACGGAAGAAGAGTGGCTCCGACTCTGCGACGCGCTAGGCAACCCCGAATGGACCCGCCGCGCCGATCTTGCCGATGCCCTCCAGCGCGCCGCGAACATCGAATCCCTTGAGCGACATGTTGGTGAATGGACCAAGCAGCGCTCGCCCGAGCAAGTCATCACCCCCCTGCGCAGCAAAGGCCTCGTCGCCGCCGAAGTCCTCTCTGTCGGCGAAGTCATCCACACGCCCCAGACCAAGGTCCGCCGCGCCTACGTGGACAATCCGCATCCCATCGTCGGCACCCAGCCCGCCTACGCCTCGCCCCTCTACGTCCACGGCCTCTCCCGCGACCTCCTGCGCCACGCGCCCTTCTGGGGCCACCACAACGACTACGTTACCAAAGAGCTCCTCGGCATGTCCCCGGCCGATGTCGAGCGCCTCGTCGAAACCAAAGGCCTCCGCTAA